In the genome of Streptomyces collinus, one region contains:
- the iolD gene encoding 3D-(3,5/4)-trihydroxycyclohexane-1,2-dione acylhydrolase (decyclizing), translating into MTSTTRLTVAQALVRFLAAQYTERDGVRQRLIGATWGIFGHGNVAGIGQALLEHAEEMPYHQGRNEQAMVHAAVGYARQSGRLSTHAVTTSIGPGATNLVTGAALATINHLPVLLLPGDTFATRPADPVLQQLEVPYAGDVSVNDCLRPVSRYFDRITRPEALIPAALGAMRVLTDPVETGAVTLALPQDVQAEAYDWPEEFFAERVWAVRRPGADPAELAEAVRAIRAAKRPLVVAGGGVHHSRAEEALAEFAGATGIPVASTQAGKGSLRHDHPQDVGGVGHTGTATADELARTADLVIGIGTRYTDFTTASGTLFSNPDVRFLNLNIAPYDGHKLAGQPLVADARSGLQELTGALRLHAYRVAGSYATEYTEDKERWEQRVDACYEVDEPDTRPTQPQILGALDEIADESDILINAAGSLPGDLHKLWRTRSPDQYHLEYGYSCMGYEIPAAIGVKLAAPDRPVWALVGDGTYLMMPTEIVTAVQEGIAIKVLIIQNHGYASIGGLSESVGGERFGTAYRYRSEDGSYTGSPLPVDLAANAASLGMRVLRAKTVRDLREALAEARAADTPTCVYVETQTADTVSGAPPAQAWWDVPVAETATRPSAVKARELYERHVSTRRRHL; encoded by the coding sequence ATGACCTCGACGACGAGGCTGACGGTCGCACAGGCGCTGGTGCGCTTCCTGGCGGCCCAGTACACCGAACGCGACGGCGTCCGGCAGCGGCTCATCGGCGCCACCTGGGGCATCTTCGGCCACGGCAACGTCGCCGGCATCGGTCAGGCGCTCCTGGAGCACGCCGAGGAGATGCCCTACCACCAGGGCCGCAACGAACAGGCCATGGTGCACGCGGCCGTCGGCTACGCCCGCCAGTCCGGCCGCCTGTCCACGCACGCGGTGACGACCTCCATCGGCCCGGGCGCCACCAACCTCGTCACCGGCGCGGCCCTCGCGACCATCAACCACCTTCCGGTGCTGCTCCTGCCCGGCGACACCTTCGCCACCCGCCCCGCCGACCCGGTCCTCCAGCAGCTCGAAGTGCCGTACGCGGGCGACGTGTCGGTCAACGACTGCCTGCGCCCGGTCTCCAGGTACTTCGACCGGATCACCCGCCCCGAGGCGCTGATCCCCGCGGCGCTCGGCGCGATGCGGGTGCTCACCGACCCCGTCGAGACCGGCGCCGTCACCCTCGCCCTGCCCCAGGACGTGCAGGCCGAGGCGTACGACTGGCCGGAGGAGTTCTTCGCCGAGCGCGTCTGGGCCGTGCGGCGGCCCGGCGCCGACCCGGCGGAACTGGCCGAGGCCGTGCGGGCGATCCGGGCGGCGAAGCGGCCGCTGGTCGTCGCGGGCGGCGGCGTCCACCACAGCCGCGCCGAGGAGGCCCTCGCCGAGTTCGCCGGGGCCACCGGCATCCCGGTCGCCTCCACCCAGGCCGGCAAGGGCTCACTGCGCCACGACCACCCCCAGGACGTCGGCGGCGTCGGTCACACCGGCACGGCCACCGCGGACGAACTCGCCCGCACCGCCGACCTGGTGATCGGCATCGGCACCCGCTACACCGACTTCACCACCGCCTCCGGCACGCTGTTCAGCAACCCGGACGTCCGGTTCCTCAACCTCAACATCGCGCCCTACGACGGCCACAAGCTCGCCGGGCAGCCCCTGGTCGCCGACGCCCGCAGCGGCCTCCAGGAGCTCACCGGAGCCCTCCGGCTGCACGCGTACCGGGTCGCCGGCAGCTACGCCACCGAGTACACCGAGGACAAGGAGCGCTGGGAGCAGCGCGTCGACGCCTGCTACGAGGTGGACGAACCGGACACCCGCCCGACCCAGCCGCAGATCCTCGGCGCCCTGGACGAGATCGCCGACGAGTCGGACATCCTGATCAACGCCGCTGGCTCCCTCCCCGGCGACCTGCACAAACTGTGGCGCACCCGGTCGCCCGACCAGTACCACCTGGAGTACGGCTACTCCTGCATGGGCTACGAGATCCCGGCCGCCATCGGCGTGAAGCTGGCCGCTCCCGACCGGCCCGTGTGGGCGCTGGTCGGCGACGGCACGTACCTCATGATGCCGACGGAGATCGTCACGGCGGTGCAGGAGGGCATCGCGATCAAGGTCCTGATCATCCAGAACCACGGCTACGCGTCCATCGGCGGACTGTCGGAGTCGGTGGGCGGCGAGCGGTTCGGCACCGCCTACCGCTACCGCTCCGAGGACGGCTCGTACACAGGGTCGCCGCTGCCCGTGGACCTCGCCGCCAACGCGGCCAGCCTCGGCATGCGCGTCCTGCGCGCGAAGACGGTCCGGGACCTCCGGGAGGCCCTCGCCGAGGCCCGGGCGGCCGACACTCCCACATGTGTCTACGTCGAGACCCAAACGGCAGACACAGTGTCGGGCGCGCCTCCCGCGCAGGCCTGGTGGGATGTACCCGTGGCCGAGACCGCGACACGGCCGTCCGCGGTCAAGGCACGTGAGCTGTACGAACGGCACGTCTCCACCCGACGCCGCCATCTGTGA